In Aggregatibacter sp. 2125159857, one DNA window encodes the following:
- the moaA gene encoding GTP 3',8-cyclase MoaA, translating into MQTIPIKNVGAAQLVDSFQREYYYLRLSITDMCNFRCNYCLPDGYQPEPNKPSFLTLDEIRRLVSSFAVMGTEKVRITGGEPTLRKDFLPIVESIRGIDGIKQIALTTNGFRLLKDVAAWKQAGVTSINVSVDSLDARMFQRITGVDKFDDIMRGIDRAFECGYQKVKVNSVLMKDLNDKDFSGFLAWIKNKPIQMRFIELMQTGEMNSFFQKHHLSGQVLEQKLLQDGWQLQIKNRSDGPAKVFRHPDYLGEIGLIMPYEKNFCASCNRLRVSAKGKLHLCLFGEEGIDLRDLLQSDEQQMLLQSRIFSALQGKREHHYLHVGDSGVRNHLASIGG; encoded by the coding sequence ATGCAAACCATTCCAATCAAAAATGTTGGAGCGGCTCAACTTGTTGATTCGTTCCAGCGTGAATACTACTATTTGCGACTGTCGATTACCGATATGTGTAATTTTCGTTGCAATTATTGCCTACCTGACGGTTATCAGCCTGAACCTAATAAGCCGAGTTTTTTAACCTTGGACGAAATTCGTCGCTTGGTCAGTAGCTTTGCGGTGATGGGAACGGAAAAAGTCCGTATTACCGGTGGCGAACCGACCTTACGTAAAGACTTCCTGCCAATTGTCGAAAGCATTCGTGGCATTGACGGTATCAAACAAATCGCACTGACCACAAACGGTTTTCGATTGCTTAAGGATGTTGCCGCTTGGAAACAAGCCGGCGTGACGTCTATTAACGTCAGTGTGGATAGCCTAGATGCCAGAATGTTCCAGCGCATTACCGGTGTCGATAAGTTTGATGACATTATGCGTGGTATTGATCGCGCTTTTGAATGTGGCTATCAAAAAGTCAAAGTCAATTCAGTCTTAATGAAAGATTTGAATGATAAAGACTTTTCCGGTTTCTTGGCATGGATTAAAAATAAACCGATTCAGATGCGTTTCATCGAGTTGATGCAAACCGGTGAAATGAATTCTTTCTTCCAAAAACATCATTTATCGGGACAGGTTTTAGAACAAAAACTCTTGCAAGACGGCTGGCAATTACAGATAAAAAATCGTTCTGACGGTCCGGCAAAAGTTTTTCGTCACCCGGATTATCTGGGCGAAATCGGCTTAATCATGCCTTATGAGAAAAATTTCTGCGCCAGCTGTAACCGTTTGAGAGTTTCTGCCAAAGGAAAATTGCACCTTTGCTTATTTGGTGAAGAAGGGATTGATTTACGTGATTTGTTACAATCTGATGAGCAACAAATGCTTTTGCAATCAAGAATTTTCTCTGCGTTACAAGGTAAGCGTGAACACCATTATCTGCATGTTGGCGATAGCGGTGTGCGTAATCATTTAGCCAGTATCGGCGGTTAA
- the moaC gene encoding cyclic pyranopterin monophosphate synthase MoaC: MTTLTHINANGEANMVDVSAKADTVREARAEAYIRMAPETLQMIISGQHHKGDVFATARIAGIQAAKRTWELIPLCHPLLLSKVEVSLIALPETHQVRIESLCKLSGKTGVEMEALTAASVAALTIYDMCKAVQKDMVIETVRLLEKSGGKSGHFIAEEK, encoded by the coding sequence ATGACCACATTGACTCACATTAATGCGAATGGCGAGGCGAATATGGTGGATGTTTCCGCCAAAGCCGACACGGTTCGCGAGGCGCGTGCTGAAGCCTATATTCGCATGGCGCCGGAAACCTTACAAATGATCATCTCCGGACAACACCACAAGGGCGATGTGTTTGCTACCGCCCGAATTGCCGGTATTCAAGCCGCAAAACGCACTTGGGAACTGATTCCACTGTGTCATCCGCTTTTACTTTCTAAAGTCGAAGTGAGTTTGATTGCACTTCCTGAAACCCATCAAGTACGCATTGAAAGCCTGTGCAAATTAAGCGGTAAAACCGGTGTAGAAATGGAAGCGTTAACGGCTGCAAGCGTTGCCGCATTAACCATTTACGATATGTGTAAAGCGGTACAAAAAGACATGGTGATTGAAACGGTGCGTTTGTTGGAAAAGAGCGGTGGAAAATCCGGGCATTTTATTGCGGAGGAAAAATAA
- the moaD gene encoding molybdopterin synthase sulfur carrier subunit, translating to MLRVLFFAQTRELIGLDAVEVNEHFATVEELRQHLAAKGDKWALALQSDKLLVAINQTLMPLESAVKNGDEIAFFPPVTGG from the coding sequence ATGTTACGCGTTTTATTTTTTGCCCAAACGCGAGAATTAATCGGTTTGGATGCCGTTGAAGTAAACGAACATTTCGCCACGGTAGAAGAATTACGTCAACATCTTGCGGCGAAAGGGGATAAATGGGCGTTGGCGTTGCAATCGGATAAACTTTTGGTGGCCATTAATCAAACCTTAATGCCGTTAGAAAGTGCGGTCAAAAATGGTGATGAAATTGCGTTTTTCCCACCGGTGACCGGGGGCTAA
- the moaE gene encoding molybdopterin synthase catalytic subunit MoaE: MNDIQISVQEQMFDQNAVYRWLSEENSVGATVMFVGKVRDMNLGDEVSSLYLEHYPAMTHKALMDIAQQAKARWDLQKISIIHRVGELNTGDEIVLVGTASAHRGDAYHANEFIMDYLKTKAPFWKKEQTEKGERWIEGRDSDYAAADKWK, from the coding sequence ATGAACGATATTCAAATTTCCGTGCAAGAACAGATGTTCGATCAAAATGCCGTTTATCGTTGGTTGAGCGAAGAAAATTCGGTTGGTGCTACGGTAATGTTTGTGGGCAAAGTGCGTGATATGAACTTAGGGGATGAAGTCAGTAGTTTGTATTTGGAACATTACCCGGCGATGACGCATAAAGCCTTGATGGACATTGCCCAACAGGCAAAAGCGCGGTGGGATTTACAAAAGATTTCCATCATTCATCGTGTAGGTGAATTGAACACCGGTGATGAAATTGTGTTAGTGGGAACCGCGTCTGCGCATCGTGGCGATGCTTATCACGCGAATGAATTTATTATGGATTATTTGAAAACCAAAGCCCCTTTTTGGAAAAAAGAACAAACCGAAAAAGGGGAGCGTTGGATTGAAGGTCGCGACAGTGATTATGCGGCTGCCGATAAGTGGAAATAA
- the sspA gene encoding stringent starvation protein SspA yields the protein MTSSANKRSVMTLFSNKTDIYCHQVRIVLAEKGVAYETEIVDPQALPEDLMELNPYGTVPTLLDRDLVLFNSRIIMEYLDERFPHPPLMPVYPVARGKSRLLMLRIEQDWYPTLETAQNAASEAERAQALKQLKEEILAIAPIFSQNTYFMNDEFSLIDCYVAPLLWRMQELGVEFSGAGSKAVKSYMSRVFTRDSFLQSVGELAPKNLMDEK from the coding sequence ATGACAAGTTCTGCAAATAAACGTTCTGTAATGACGCTATTTTCAAATAAAACCGATATTTATTGTCACCAAGTGCGTATTGTGTTGGCTGAGAAAGGCGTCGCTTATGAAACGGAAATTGTAGATCCGCAAGCCTTGCCGGAAGATTTAATGGAGCTTAATCCATACGGCACGGTGCCAACCTTACTGGATCGTGATTTAGTCTTATTTAATTCACGAATTATTATGGAATATTTGGATGAACGTTTTCCGCATCCGCCGTTAATGCCGGTTTATCCGGTAGCACGTGGGAAAAGCCGTTTGTTAATGTTGCGTATTGAACAGGACTGGTATCCAACGTTAGAAACTGCACAAAATGCCGCATCCGAAGCTGAACGAGCACAAGCATTAAAACAACTCAAAGAAGAAATTCTGGCGATTGCACCGATCTTTAGTCAAAATACCTATTTTATGAACGATGAATTTAGTCTTATCGATTGTTATGTCGCACCGTTATTGTGGCGTATGCAAGAATTGGGTGTGGAATTTAGCGGTGCCGGTAGCAAGGCTGTGAAAAGCTATATGTCCCGTGTATTTACGCGTGATTCCTTCTTGCAATCCGTAGGGGAATTAGCGCCGAAAAACTTAATGGATGAAAAATAA
- a CDS encoding ClpXP protease specificity-enhancing factor yields the protein MEYQSSPKRPYLLRAYYDWLIDNDFTPYLVVDATYWGVKVPVEYVKDGQIVLNLSANATGNLQLTNDFIQFNARFRGVPQDIYIPMGAALAIYARENGDGVMFEPEEDYAHPEQAEDQPIGFEKAVDKTDKPKKAMKSTSHLRIVK from the coding sequence ATGGAATATCAATCCTCTCCAAAACGGCCTTACCTTTTAAGGGCTTATTATGACTGGTTGATCGATAATGATTTTACGCCCTATTTGGTGGTTGATGCCACTTACTGGGGCGTGAAAGTGCCGGTGGAATATGTCAAAGATGGGCAAATTGTATTGAACTTGTCTGCCAATGCCACCGGAAATTTACAGCTAACCAATGATTTCATTCAATTTAACGCCCGTTTTCGGGGTGTGCCGCAGGATATTTATATTCCAATGGGGGCAGCCTTGGCAATTTATGCACGAGAAAATGGCGATGGTGTGATGTTTGAGCCTGAAGAGGATTATGCTCATCCGGAGCAAGCCGAAGATCAGCCGATTGGCTTTGAGAAAGCCGTCGATAAAACGGATAAACCGAAAAAGGCAATGAAATCCACCTCTCACTTACGCATTGTGAAATAG
- a CDS encoding ATP-binding cassette domain-containing protein yields the protein MTQHIELKQVYKAFGSTKVLQDFNLTFEKGKFTTLLGASGCGKTTILRLIAGLEDLDQGQILCDGKDISRLPPQQRGVGIVFQSYALFPHLTVGENVAFGLKMQETHSSDIAKKVSQALKMVELEGFEHRRIEQLSGGQQQRVALARALVIAPQILLFDEPLSNLDTNLRRTMREMIRHLQQKLGITVLYVTHDQTEAFAVSDAVVVINQGNVEQIGSPNALYHHPTSRFTASFMGEASFFPVSVKNGNYVLAENALSIKSDVPPLEGNYVLGIRPEGVLLALSGEPAERCEVQSAISMGSYWEIQVRWHGLPLLVHLNPNDYTPNQSEYFVKLRPIGWFVLAEDQF from the coding sequence ATGACACAACATATTGAATTAAAACAGGTTTATAAAGCTTTTGGTTCAACCAAGGTATTGCAAGATTTCAATCTCACCTTTGAAAAAGGTAAATTTACGACTTTATTGGGCGCCTCAGGTTGTGGCAAAACCACCATTCTACGTCTTATTGCTGGGTTGGAAGATCTCGATCAAGGGCAAATTTTATGTGACGGAAAGGACATCAGCCGTCTGCCGCCACAACAACGAGGCGTGGGGATTGTTTTTCAATCCTACGCACTTTTCCCTCATTTAACGGTGGGGGAAAATGTGGCATTTGGTTTAAAAATGCAGGAAACCCATTCCTCCGACATCGCTAAAAAAGTCAGTCAAGCATTAAAAATGGTGGAACTTGAAGGGTTTGAACATCGCCGTATCGAACAACTTTCCGGTGGACAACAACAACGTGTCGCCTTGGCTCGGGCGTTGGTGATTGCGCCACAAATTTTATTATTTGATGAGCCGCTAAGTAATTTGGATACCAATTTGCGTCGTACGATGCGTGAGATGATTCGCCATTTACAACAAAAACTCGGTATTACGGTGCTTTATGTGACTCACGATCAAACGGAAGCCTTTGCCGTTTCCGATGCCGTGGTTGTCATTAATCAAGGCAACGTTGAGCAAATCGGCTCGCCGAATGCGCTATATCATCACCCGACATCCCGTTTTACGGCAAGCTTCATGGGCGAGGCGTCTTTCTTTCCGGTAAGCGTAAAAAACGGAAACTATGTTTTAGCAGAAAATGCGTTGTCGATTAAATCAGATGTGCCACCGCTGGAGGGTAACTATGTGCTTGGTATTCGTCCGGAAGGCGTGTTATTGGCACTCAGCGGCGAACCTGCGGAACGTTGTGAAGTACAATCGGCGATTTCTATGGGGAGTTATTGGGAGATCCAGGTGCGATGGCATGGATTGCCATTATTGGTGCATTTAAATCCCAATGATTACACGCCAAATCAGTCCGAGTATTTTGTTAAGTTGCGGCCTATTGGCTGGTTTGTGTTAGCGGAAGATCAATTTTAA
- a CDS encoding iron ABC transporter permease, which translates to MLKHRFHQPITWILLAFLAFACLPVRALDYGLFGATAKEYFAAMGWAQVNISWLWFGALWVFPLLQRLSESRRSAKITVILTALLVAFIWFSAEAYDFRFGYAVIFLFIAIGAIFVDVLARLGFLRGDRFLLAVATGLAVLVIGFIFYPITALFTIFFTGESGEFGNVFTLLNHLGLWKVIGNSLAVSSAVGVCSVAFALVLALYTTRIAKCSLFISKVFSLLPMVTPPFVVSLGVMLMFGRSGYVTQFLGQHFGVSPNWLYGFNGILISHTLALTPMAFMLLEGALKNLSPKLEEAAVMLGANRWQSFRFIVLPLLKPALANAFLIVMVQSLADFSSPFVLGGNFDVLATQIYFYIVGAQNDYFSASALGIILLSISLGIFWLQYHFIGRKNYVTLSGKGFEGRNTPLSFGLKITVVSIFAAWVGFNALLYGSIFYGSVMQNWGVNHTFTLQHYITLFGQGWKNGAIPSLLQTVLFAVIAAPFTAVSGFLLAYFFSRHRFFGQKHIEFLTLLSFAVPGTVAGVSYILAFNNVPLYLTGTGAIIMLSMVTRNMPISLRAALVNFKQLDPALDEAAYSLKASAFQTLRFITLPLLKPALLSALVTSFVRAMTTISAIIFLVTPSTRVATSFILNRVEDGDYGLAVAYGASLIVIMMLVIGLFGRWVGETKLGR; encoded by the coding sequence ATGCTAAAACACCGATTCCATCAACCTATCACTTGGATTTTACTCGCTTTTCTGGCATTTGCCTGTCTGCCGGTGCGTGCCTTGGATTATGGTCTTTTCGGGGCAACCGCGAAAGAATATTTCGCTGCGATGGGATGGGCGCAAGTCAATATCAGTTGGCTGTGGTTTGGCGCATTATGGGTTTTCCCGTTGCTTCAGCGACTGTCTGAGTCTCGTCGTTCCGCAAAAATAACCGTTATTTTGACCGCACTTTTGGTCGCGTTTATTTGGTTTTCCGCGGAGGCCTATGATTTCCGTTTCGGCTATGCGGTGATTTTCCTGTTTATCGCCATCGGCGCCATATTTGTGGATGTCTTAGCACGTTTAGGTTTTTTACGGGGAGATCGTTTTTTATTGGCGGTCGCCACTGGGCTTGCTGTGTTGGTGATCGGCTTTATTTTTTATCCGATCACTGCATTATTTACGATCTTTTTTACCGGCGAATCCGGTGAGTTTGGCAATGTTTTTACGTTATTAAATCACCTCGGCTTGTGGAAAGTCATTGGCAATTCCTTGGCAGTATCCTCTGCGGTCGGCGTATGTTCTGTTGCCTTTGCCCTTGTTTTGGCGTTATACACCACAAGAATTGCCAAATGCAGTTTATTCATCAGTAAGGTTTTTTCTTTGTTGCCAATGGTGACGCCGCCATTTGTGGTGAGTTTAGGCGTGATGTTGATGTTTGGGCGCTCAGGCTATGTCACTCAATTTCTCGGGCAACATTTTGGTGTGAGTCCGAATTGGCTTTATGGTTTTAACGGTATTCTGATTTCCCACACCTTGGCGCTAACACCCATGGCATTTATGTTGTTGGAAGGCGCATTAAAAAACCTTTCCCCCAAATTAGAAGAGGCCGCCGTCATGCTCGGCGCAAATCGTTGGCAGAGTTTCCGTTTTATCGTCTTGCCTTTATTAAAACCGGCACTCGCCAATGCTTTTTTAATTGTCATGGTGCAATCCTTGGCAGATTTCAGCTCGCCTTTTGTGTTAGGTGGCAATTTTGATGTGTTGGCAACGCAAATTTATTTTTACATTGTGGGTGCGCAAAACGATTATTTCTCGGCAAGTGCCTTGGGGATTATTTTATTAAGCATTTCCCTCGGGATTTTCTGGCTGCAATATCATTTTATCGGGCGTAAAAATTACGTTACGCTCTCGGGCAAAGGGTTTGAAGGTCGAAATACACCTTTATCTTTCGGTTTAAAAATTACCGTTGTGAGCATTTTTGCTGCCTGGGTTGGTTTCAATGCGTTATTGTATGGCAGTATTTTTTATGGCAGCGTGATGCAGAACTGGGGTGTTAATCACACCTTTACTTTACAACACTACATCACGTTATTCGGGCAAGGCTGGAAGAACGGTGCGATTCCGTCTTTATTGCAAACCGTCTTGTTCGCCGTGATTGCCGCCCCTTTTACGGCAGTAAGTGGCTTTTTGTTGGCTTATTTCTTTTCTCGTCATCGTTTCTTCGGACAAAAACACATTGAATTTCTAACGTTGCTCAGTTTTGCAGTTCCGGGAACGGTTGCCGGGGTGTCTTACATCCTTGCGTTCAATAATGTCCCGCTCTATTTAACCGGCACTGGGGCGATCATTATGCTTTCGATGGTTACGCGCAATATGCCCATTAGTTTGCGTGCCGCATTAGTGAATTTTAAACAACTAGATCCGGCATTGGATGAAGCCGCATATTCTTTAAAAGCCAGTGCGTTTCAGACGTTACGTTTTATTACCTTACCTTTATTGAAGCCCGCTTTATTGTCTGCCTTGGTGACCAGTTTTGTGCGTGCCATGACGACTATTAGCGCGATTATTTTCTTAGTTACACCAAGCACTCGCGTGGCAACCTCGTTTATTTTAAATCGGGTGGAAGACGGCGATTACGGTTTGGCAGTGGCGTACGGCGCCAGTTTAATTGTGATTATGATGCTGGTTATCGGCTTATTTGGTCGATGGGTTGGTGAGACAAAGTTAGGACGATAA
- a CDS encoding ABC transporter substrate-binding protein — MQKWFKQSLGLVCLSSLFFIQQAAAEGRLTVYCTVQNALCEKVTTQFGEKYDVKTEFVHGGTETIFGKINAEKDNPQADFWYGGTIEPHFQAGELGLLEAYRSPKQAEILPQFKPLMAQKGDFTSVAYMLVLGFGVNTQKLAQLGLPAPQTWEDLLKPEYKGEIQLPDPRASGTTYTIMATLIQLWGEEKAFDYLKKLNENVSQYVKSNLVTANLSRGESAVSVGFVHAYATEKEKGAPVETVIPQGKTGYALGGASIIKGARNLDNAKLFMDFVLSKEVQEMPWREFGLYQIPTNANAESSPKSVDPKKLDFVEFDFVKFGSKDEGKRLINKWLADIKLSK, encoded by the coding sequence ATGCAAAAATGGTTTAAACAGAGTTTAGGTTTGGTGTGTCTTTCGTCTTTATTTTTTATCCAACAGGCGGCGGCGGAAGGACGTTTGACCGTGTATTGCACGGTGCAAAATGCGTTGTGTGAAAAAGTGACGACGCAGTTCGGTGAAAAATATGACGTGAAAACCGAATTTGTTCACGGAGGTACGGAAACCATTTTTGGCAAGATCAACGCGGAGAAAGACAATCCGCAGGCAGATTTTTGGTATGGCGGTACGATTGAGCCGCATTTCCAGGCGGGAGAGTTGGGTTTGCTAGAAGCCTACCGTTCGCCAAAACAAGCGGAAATTTTACCGCAGTTTAAACCACTCATGGCGCAAAAGGGTGATTTTACTTCCGTGGCATACATGTTGGTGTTGGGCTTTGGTGTGAATACACAAAAATTGGCGCAACTGGGATTGCCTGCGCCGCAAACCTGGGAAGATTTGCTTAAACCAGAATATAAAGGTGAAATTCAACTGCCGGATCCACGCGCTTCCGGTACGACTTATACGATCATGGCAACCTTGATTCAACTTTGGGGCGAAGAGAAGGCCTTTGATTATTTGAAAAAGCTTAATGAAAACGTCTCGCAATATGTGAAAAGTAATTTGGTGACAGCGAATTTATCCCGTGGTGAAAGTGCGGTGAGTGTTGGTTTTGTGCATGCGTATGCCACCGAAAAGGAAAAGGGCGCGCCGGTGGAAACGGTGATTCCACAAGGCAAAACCGGTTATGCGTTGGGTGGTGCAAGTATTATTAAAGGCGCGCGCAACCTCGATAATGCCAAACTGTTTATGGATTTTGTGCTGTCGAAAGAGGTGCAGGAAATGCCATGGCGTGAATTCGGTTTATATCAAATCCCAACCAATGCCAATGCGGAATCTTCACCGAAATCTGTTGACCCGAAAAAATTAGATTTTGTTGAATTTGATTTTGTGAAATTCGGTTCTAAAGACGAAGGCAAGCGATTAATTAATAAATGGCTGGCTGACATCAAATTATCGAAATAA
- a CDS encoding porin — protein sequence MKKTVIALAIAAFAATGAANAATVYNQDGTKVELGGSARIFLGKLGKDQRGDLVNDGSRIKINATHTLDNGLSAFVGYETRFKDKQKENQEGSGTTFGNIVTNKLFVGFGFENVGKLSFGRQATTADDVLGDGLYYRSGANNILTTSADKSIKFRSADFEGFSFGADYLFGNPEKYTTNDSYKNGVGVTAFYNYDFEKNHNIEFAAGYTFDRYDLNSSLASRKEHNWLLSSHYRLDAFKFAVAYGQHTKKETGVAHDTKGKYIFLESKYDLADVAGIPSTLGLQWERYSEKDYNGQDQGKSIKNQYIAMADYKLSKNVVPYVQYTRATEKDNVGQRTSENIYGAGLRVHF from the coding sequence ATGAAAAAGACAGTAATCGCATTAGCAATCGCTGCTTTCGCAGCAACCGGCGCAGCAAACGCTGCAACAGTTTATAACCAAGATGGTACTAAAGTTGAACTTGGTGGTTCTGCTCGTATCTTCTTAGGAAAATTAGGCAAAGATCAACGTGGCGACCTCGTGAACGATGGTTCCCGTATTAAAATCAATGCAACTCACACATTAGACAATGGTTTGTCTGCATTCGTGGGCTATGAAACTCGTTTTAAAGATAAACAAAAAGAAAATCAAGAAGGTTCTGGAACAACCTTTGGTAACATTGTCACAAATAAATTATTTGTGGGTTTTGGTTTTGAAAACGTAGGTAAATTAAGCTTCGGTCGTCAAGCGACTACCGCTGATGATGTGTTAGGCGATGGCTTATACTATCGTTCTGGTGCTAACAACATCCTAACAACAAGTGCAGATAAATCCATTAAATTCCGTTCTGCTGACTTCGAAGGCTTTAGCTTCGGTGCTGACTACCTATTCGGTAATCCAGAAAAATATACTACAAATGATAGCTATAAAAATGGTGTGGGTGTAACTGCGTTCTATAACTATGACTTTGAAAAAAATCATAACATTGAATTTGCAGCCGGCTATACTTTCGATCGATATGATTTGAATTCCTCTTTAGCATCACGTAAAGAGCATAACTGGTTATTATCTTCTCACTATAGATTAGATGCGTTTAAATTTGCAGTGGCTTACGGTCAACATACTAAGAAAGAGACCGGTGTAGCACATGACACTAAAGGCAAATACATCTTCTTAGAAAGCAAATATGACTTAGCAGATGTAGCAGGTATCCCATCTACCCTTGGTTTACAATGGGAACGTTACAGTGAAAAAGACTATAATGGTCAAGATCAAGGTAAAAGCATTAAAAACCAATACATCGCAATGGCTGACTATAAGTTAAGCAAAAATGTTGTTCCTTACGTACAATATACACGCGCGACTGAAAAAGATAACGTTGGTCAACGCACCAGTGAAAACATCTACGGTGCAGGTTTACGTGTACACTTCTAA
- the metC gene encoding cystathionine beta-lyase translates to MSKKSLATALVHAGRKKRYTQGSVNPVVQRASSLVFDCLEDKKHATLHRAKGELFYGRRGTLTHFALQDAMTELEGGAGCYLYPCGAAAVTNSILSFVKNGDHVLMTGAAYEPTQDFCNVVLKKLGVNTTFYDPMLGDKIADLVQPNTKVLFLEAPSSLTMEVADIPAIVSAVRSINPEIVIMIDNTWAAGVLFKALEHDIDISIQAGTKYLVGHSDVMIGTAVANARCWDQLREHSYLMGQMVDADSAYTTARGLRTLNIRLKQHEESSIKVAQWLAQQPEVKAVYHPALPSCPGNAFFKRDFTGSSGLFSFELKQKLTQQQLEAFMNHFELFTMAYSWGGFESLILYNQPEDIAKIRPNILRKLEGTLIRIHIGLEDVDDLIEDLRAGFKRLAQNKVAIY, encoded by the coding sequence ATGTCAAAAAAATCATTAGCCACCGCCTTAGTCCACGCCGGAAGAAAAAAACGCTACACCCAAGGCTCAGTTAACCCGGTTGTGCAACGGGCATCCTCTCTTGTCTTTGATTGCTTAGAAGATAAAAAGCACGCCACCCTTCATCGCGCAAAAGGTGAGCTTTTTTATGGCCGTCGCGGCACCTTAACCCATTTTGCCTTGCAAGATGCGATGACCGAATTAGAGGGCGGCGCAGGTTGCTATTTATACCCTTGTGGTGCGGCAGCAGTCACGAATAGCATTCTTTCTTTTGTGAAAAACGGGGATCATGTGTTAATGACCGGTGCAGCTTATGAACCGACACAGGATTTTTGTAATGTCGTATTAAAAAAATTAGGTGTAAACACAACATTTTATGATCCGATGCTAGGCGACAAAATTGCCGACCTCGTCCAACCGAATACGAAAGTATTATTTCTCGAAGCGCCAAGCTCTCTCACCATGGAAGTCGCGGATATTCCGGCAATCGTTTCTGCCGTGCGTAGTATCAACCCAGAGATTGTTATTATGATCGATAACACGTGGGCGGCCGGTGTGTTGTTCAAGGCTTTGGAACATGATATTGATATTTCGATTCAGGCGGGCACGAAATATTTAGTGGGTCATTCCGATGTCATGATTGGCACGGCAGTCGCCAACGCCCGTTGTTGGGATCAATTACGCGAACATTCTTATTTAATGGGGCAAATGGTGGATGCCGACAGCGCCTATACCACAGCACGCGGACTGCGTACACTCAATATTCGCTTAAAACAACACGAAGAAAGTAGCATAAAAGTGGCACAATGGTTAGCACAACAACCGGAAGTGAAAGCAGTGTATCATCCTGCCTTGCCAAGTTGCCCCGGCAATGCCTTTTTTAAACGGGATTTTACCGGTTCAAGCGGATTATTCTCTTTTGAGTTAAAACAAAAATTAACACAACAACAGCTTGAAGCCTTTATGAATCATTTTGAGTTATTCACCATGGCGTATTCCTGGGGTGGTTTTGAGTCTTTGATTCTCTATAATCAACCGGAAGACATTGCTAAAATCCGTCCGAATATTCTGCGAAAATTAGAAGGCACCTTAATTCGTATCCATATTGGCTTAGAAGATGTGGATGATTTAATTGAAGATTTACGCGCAGGATTTAAACGATTAGCACAAAATAAGGTGGCGATTTATTAG
- the pgsA gene encoding CDP-diacylglycerol--glycerol-3-phosphate 3-phosphatidyltransferase: MKLNVPIFLTIFRVILIPFFIIAFYLPFDWAPFLTTFIFFIAGVTDWLDGYLARKWKQTTRFGAFLDPVADKVMVVAGLVLVVEYNHTFWITLPAIVVISREIIISALREWMAELGSRSKVAVSWLGKVKTTSQMLALGGLLWRYNVYMEVAAIILLYIAAILTIWSMLQYLTAAKESLLDDLPK, encoded by the coding sequence ATGAAATTAAACGTCCCCATTTTTTTAACGATATTTCGAGTTATTTTAATTCCTTTCTTTATTATTGCTTTCTATCTTCCTTTTGATTGGGCGCCTTTTTTAACCACCTTTATTTTCTTTATCGCCGGTGTCACCGACTGGCTGGACGGCTATCTCGCCCGCAAATGGAAACAAACCACGCGTTTTGGTGCATTTTTAGATCCGGTGGCGGACAAAGTGATGGTAGTTGCCGGGCTTGTTTTAGTGGTGGAGTACAATCATACCTTTTGGATTACGCTGCCGGCGATTGTGGTGATTTCCCGAGAAATTATTATTTCCGCTTTGCGCGAATGGATGGCGGAATTAGGCAGTCGCAGCAAAGTGGCGGTGTCTTGGTTAGGCAAAGTGAAAACCACGTCACAAATGTTAGCCTTGGGTGGCTTATTGTGGCGTTATAACGTTTACATGGAAGTCGCTGCCATTATCCTACTTTATATTGCGGCGATTTTGACGATTTGGTCTATGCTGCAATACCTCACTGCGGCAAAAGAGAGCCTCTTAGACGACTTACCCAAATAA